The Buchnera aphidicola (Rhopalosiphum padi) genome segment TGGATTTGGTTCAGTAAAACCTAATTTTTTCGCTTCTTTAGTCGCTTCTGATAATGAAATACCTTCTTCTAATCTTCCAAATATAAAAGATAACGAACCAGATAATATACCTTTAAAAGATATAAGATGATCACCTGTATTAAATAAATTTTGAAGTGTATTTATAACTGGCAATCCGGCTCCAACATTAGTTTCATATAAAAATTTTTTATTTTCTTTTAATGCAGTAGTTCTAATGTCATTGTAATATTGCAAGGAATTTGTATTGGCTTTTTTATTTGAAGCAATTATGTGAAAACCGTTTTTAATAAAATTAACATATTGCTTTGATAAAATTTCATCAGATGTGCAGTCGATTATGACTGAATTGGAATCGAAATTATTTTTTAATAATTCATTTAATATTTGTAAATTAAATTCTTTGTTTGATTTTTTAAAATTTTCTTCCCAATTATTTAAATTAATTAAGTCATTTAAAAAAAGTAATTTTTTAGAATTGGCAATCATACGAAATCTGATTTTTATATTTTTTTGATCTAAAAACTTTTCTTGTCTTAAGATTTGTTTTAATAGTTCTTTGCCAACTCCACCTATTCCAATTAAAAAAACATTTATAATTTTTTTGTTAAAAAACAATGAATCATGAACATTTTGCATGCCCTTTAAAACATTTTCTTTTTTAATCACTACTGATATAGAATGTTTTGAAGACCCATGTGCAATTGCAAGTACATTGATTTTTGATGAACCTAAAGAAGAAAAAATTTTTGATGCAATATTATTTTTTTCGGAAATATTAGAACCAATAACTGATAAAATAGCTAAATTTTTTATTATGTTTAAATTATTTAATAATCCTTCTTTTATTTCTAATTTGAATTCTTTGTTTAATATTAGTAAAATATAATCAGTGTCTTTTTCTAAAATACAAAAGTTGATTTTATTTTCTGAAGATGATTGTGTGATTAAAATAATTTTAATATTTTCTCTTGAAAGAGCAGTAAATATCCGTGATATTATATTTCCTGGATTTTTTAAACAAGATCCAGAAACGTTGAACATAACTATTTTATCAAGGTATGTAACACCTTTTAAAAAATTTTCATCTGAATCAGTTTTTTGACAAATCAACGTCCCTTTAGCATGAATATTATTGGTATTTTTTATAATACATGGTATTTGAAATTGGGAAATAGGTTCAATGGTTCGAGGATGTAATACCTTAGCACCAAAATAAGATAATTCCATTGCTTCTTGATAGGATATTGACTCTAATAAGTAAGTATTAGAGACTACTCTGGGATCTGATGTAAATACACCATCAACATCAGTCCAAATTTCACAACATTTTGCATTTAAGCAAGAAGCTAAAACTGCAGCAGAATAATCAGAACCATTACGTCCCAGTACTACTAATTCGCCTTTTTTGTTTCCTGCAATGAACCCAGCCATTAAAATAATATTTTTTTGATTTATATTTATTTTTTTAATTCGTTTTTTAGATTCTTTTATATCGACAGTAGAATCTAAATAATTTCCTATTGATAAAAGATTTTTAACTGGATTTAAAATAGTAACTTCATAATTTCTAGATTTTAATATATTTTTCATAATAACAACTGAAAGTATTTCCCCACGAGATATTATTATAGGTTGAATACTTTCTGGACATTGTTTTATTAAAAAAATACCATTTATTATTTTTTTTAATTTATTAAATTCTTTTTCAATTGTTTCCTTTGTATTTTTATATGGAAAAAATGATTGTATTTTTTTAATATCTTTTATTAATTCAATAAAAATATTTTCTGCAATATTAATGTTTTTTAGAATTTTATCATTATCAATATTTTTTTCAATTATTGTAACTAAATAGTTAGTTATTTTAGCTGGAGCAGAAAGAACGACTGCAATTTGTTCTTTTTTATTTTTTTTTTCTATAATATCAGCGACACATAAAAACTTTTGTGCATTAGCTAACGAAGTTCCGCCAAATTTCAATAGTTTCATATTTTTTTTACATCCTTAAATTCATATCATAAAAAACCCGCATTATTTTTGAGCGGGTTTTTATTAAATATATACATTATCTCATATTAAGTATGATTAGTTATAATAAATAAAAACAGTTATTCTATAGCGAAGAAACGATAAGCAGTAGATATTAATACGTTTTACGTAGCATCTCTTAGATATAAATTAATAAAACATTAAAATAAGTGAATTAATTTATTGAATAGTGTTATTTAATAAGATTTAGAGCTGTAATTGAGAATATTTTTATAAGTATAACGTATATTTTAAATATTATTAATTTTATCATAGATTTAGTTTTTTAATATTGTAAAAAAGTATTAGGAAAAAAAAGATATGTTTTCTACTATAAAAATTTTTCTATTTTTTACATGATATTCTTACAATTATAATTGTTATTTATATATAGAAAACAACATGTTTTTTTATTAATTTAAAAAATATTAAAAATTTTAATCTAGAATAGATATTACTTAAAAAGTAAAAAAGAATTAGACTAATTTATAATTATATTTCCATTTAATTCATACTATTTTTTCTATTAGTATTTTGATTTTTATAACATAATGATTATTATTAGTGCAATAGTTAAAAAATAAATATTTTGTTTTTGAATTTTATATTAAAATTTTTATTATTGAATATATTTTATATTTTTAACAAATATCAATAAATGATTTTTAGTATAATAAATTTAAAATATACATTAAACACTTAGTTAATATTATGAAACATACTATTAAAGTTATTATTTCGGAAAAAGAACTAGATATTCGCATTCGTGAACTAGGTAATGCAATTACTAAAAAATATAAAAACAGCGAAAATAAAATAATATTAATTGCCTTACTACGTGGTTCATTTGTATTTATAGCAGATTTGTGTCGTAGAATTAAAATCGAACATGAAGTTGATTTTATGACTACTTCTAGTTACGGACGTGGAATGATATCTACTGGAGACGTAAAAATTATAAAAGATTTAGACGAAGATATTTATAATAAAAATGTTTTAATTGTTGAAGATGTTATTGATTCTGGAAAAACTTTAAGTAAAGTATTAGGTATTTTAAAATTAAGAAATCCAAAATCTTTGTCAATTTGCACTCTTCTAGATAAGCCGGAATGTCGTGAAGTTAATATTAATATTGATTTTATAGGTTTTTCTATACCTGATGAATTTATAGTTGGTTATGGAATAGATTATGCTCAATCTTATCGATATTTACCGTATATAGGAAAAGTGATTTTTAAAAAATAAAGTTTTTTTTAATTTTTTAGTATAATTTTTTTATTATCAATTAATCGAGTATTTCCTAACCAAACTGATGCTAGTATAATAATACTTTTATTTTCTTTAGATATAGGATTAAGTGTTTTAGAATTATATACATCAAATATATCAATGTAAAACCCTTTTTTTATAAGGTATTGTCGTGATATATTAATGGTTTTTGGAATTTTTTTTCCTTTATTTTGTATAATAACATTGCATGTGTGTTCTATAGTTTTATATAGATAAGGTGCCTTTTCTTGCTCTAAAGAATTTAGATGCTTGTTTCTTGAGCTAAAAGCCAATCCATTTTCTAATCTTATTGTAGGTAAACTAATAATCTTTATGGGATAATTTAATTCTTTAACTAATTTTTTTACAATTAATAATTGCTGATAATCTTTTTCTCCAAAGAAAGAAAAATTTGGTTGTACTAAATTAAATAATTTACAAATTATTGTTGTTACTCCTATAAAATGTCCAGGACGAGCTCTACCTTCTATAATATTAGATAATTTAGGTACATCAACATATGTATAATTTTTTAATCCATGAGGATACATTTCATGTATGTCAGGACAAAAAAGAATTTCTACTTTTTCTTTTCTTAAAATATAACAGTCTTGTTCAAAAGTTTTAGGATATTTTTTAAAATCTAATAAATTATTAAATTGCATAGGATTAATAAAAATACTTACTATTACAATATCTACGTATTTTTTTGCTAACAAAATAAGTTTTATATGACCATTATGTAAATTTCCCATCGTCGGTACTAATCCAATTACTTTTTTCTTTTTTTTTAATTCTTTTATTTTTTTTTCTAACAGATGTATGTTTTTTATAATATTCATTATAATTCCATAATTTTAAAAACTATATTTTTCGTTAGGAAAACTACCATTTTTAACTTCACTAATATATTTTTTAATAGCATTTTGAATGCTTCCATTATGAGAAAGGAAATTTTTTACAAATTTTAGTTTTTTCCCGTCAGTTATTCCTAATAAATCTTGCATAACAAGTATTTGTCCATCAGTATAATTACCTGATCCTATTCCAATTACTGGAATAGATAAGTTTTCAGTTATTTTTTTAGCTAAAATTGCAGGAATACATTCTACAACTAACATTTTAATTCCCGCTTCTTCTAGCAGAAACGCTTCGTCTATTATTCGTTGTGCGTCATTTTTTTCTTTTCCTTGTACTTTATAACCACTTAAATAATCTATAGATTGCGGAGTTAATCCTATATGTCCACAAACTAATATTGATCTTTCTGATAGTTCTTTGATAGTTTTAACTAACCATTTCCCCCCTTCTATTTTTATCATATTAGCACCAGACTGTATAATTTTAGCTGTATTTTTTAAAGTTTGTTGCACTCCACAATAAGACATAAATGGTAAATCAGACAATAAAAAGGCATTTGGTGCACCTTTTCTAACTGCTTTTGTATGATATTCAATATCTTGAACTTGTACAGATAGTGTGGATTCATGACCTTGAATAGTCATACCCAGAGAATCGCCTACAAGCATTATAGGAATTCCTTCATTTGAAAAAAGTCTAGAAAAACTAAAATCATAAACTGTAATAGCAGCAAATTTTTTTTTATTTTTTTTCCAGTTTTGTATTTTTGAGATACTAATAGATTCCATATTTACCTACTTTTATTAAATAAAATAATTAATTAACCTTAAGAAAGGATACTCGAGATAATTTAATATATCAATCGAATATCCTAATCTATATATATTAGCCAGCCATTTGTTTTTCTCGAATTTCTGCCAATGTTTTACAATCAATACAAAGATTTGCAGTTGGTCTGGCTTCTAAACGACGAATTCCAATTTCAACACCACAAGAATCACAGTAACCAAAATCTTTTTCTTTTATTTTCTTTAAAGTTTCTTGTATTTTTTTTATTAATTTACGACTTCTATCTCGATTTCGTAATTCTAAACTGAATTCTTCTTCTTGAGCTGCTCGATCAATAGGATCTGGAAAATTAGTTGATTTGTCTTGTATGTAAAGTAACGTGTGATTAATTTCAATTTTTAATTGATTTTTCCATGTTTCAAGAATTTTTTTAAAATGTAACATTTGTTTTTCATTCATATATTCTTCATCTATTCTTTTTTGATAAGGTTTTAAACCAGCAATAGAAAGAACGTTTAGAGATGATTTTTTTTTGTTTTTTTCTTTTTCCATATTTTTTTCCAATAAAATATTTACATGTATTTAAAATAAAAAATATATTTTGAATATAATATTAATTATTGACAATTCACGATGTTTAGAAAAGATTTATATTTAGTAAGAGTAGAAAAATAATTTAGATATTATTTTTTGATAAAATCAATTTTTATAATTAAAAAAATTAATTTTTATATTTTTAAAAAATAAAAGTTATTATTGTGAATAATATTAACATAAACTTCAGCTAAATATATTTTTATACAAGTATATTGATTTAAAAAAATTATACTTTTTATTTATTCATATGGAATTTAGCAAATGAAAGAAAAAAAAACTAAAAAATTTGCTTTGGGAATAGAATATAATGGAAGTTATTATCATGGCTGGCAACGTCAAAAAGGACTTTCTACTGTTCAAGAAGAAATAGAGAATGCTTTATCTAAAATTGCAAATCATAAAGTGAACGTTGTATGTTCAGGACGTACTGATTCTGGTGTTCATAGTATAGGACAAGTAATACACTTTACAAGTTCTTCTATTAGAAGTGACTTTTCTTGGACAGTTGGAGTAAATACTTATTTATCTAAAAATGTTTCTGTAAAATGGATCAAAGAAGTTCCAGAAAATTTTAGTGCTCGTTATAGTGCTATTTCTCGTTCTTATCGTTATATCATATATAATAATAGATGTCGTTCTGCTATTTTTCGTAATACATCAAATCATATTTATAGAGAATTAAATGTTGATAAGATGTTTTTTGAAGCACAATCCTTGTTAGGAGAGCATGACTTTTCATCTTTTCGCGCTTTAGGTTGTCAATCAAGTTCTCCTAGAAGAAAAATAATCAAGTTAAATATTTGGCGTTTAAACCATTGGGTTGTTATTGATATTACTGCTAATTCTTTCTTGTATCATATGGTTCGAAACATCGTTGGTTCATTGATTACAATTAATAATTGTACAGAAAAAAATTATATCAAAAAATTATTAAATAAAAAAGATAGAAACTATGCAGGTCCTACTGCTCCAGCTCAAGGTTTATATTTATTTTTTGTAGAATATCCTATGTTTTTTAATTTACCTGTATTAAAAAATGATTTTATTGTTTAAAGAAAGAAATCAATGTTAAATCGTTTTTTAGAACAGCTTCCTTTTTAAATTTATTTAATTCATTTTATTTTATAAATCACGTATATTTTTTCAAATAAAAATTTATTTTTTTGTCAATAAAAAATTTTTTTAATTAAAAGGGTTTTTGATGTATTTAAATAAAAGAAAAATAAAATTATTAG includes the following:
- the thrA gene encoding bifunctional aspartate kinase/homoserine dehydrogenase I; translated protein: MKLLKFGGTSLANAQKFLCVADIIEKKNKKEQIAVVLSAPAKITNYLVTIIEKNIDNDKILKNINIAENIFIELIKDIKKIQSFFPYKNTKETIEKEFNKLKKIINGIFLIKQCPESIQPIIISRGEILSVVIMKNILKSRNYEVTILNPVKNLLSIGNYLDSTVDIKESKKRIKKININQKNIILMAGFIAGNKKGELVVLGRNGSDYSAAVLASCLNAKCCEIWTDVDGVFTSDPRVVSNTYLLESISYQEAMELSYFGAKVLHPRTIEPISQFQIPCIIKNTNNIHAKGTLICQKTDSDENFLKGVTYLDKIVMFNVSGSCLKNPGNIISRIFTALSRENIKIILITQSSSENKINFCILEKDTDYILLILNKEFKLEIKEGLLNNLNIIKNLAILSVIGSNISEKNNIASKIFSSLGSSKINVLAIAHGSSKHSISVVIKKENVLKGMQNVHDSLFFNKKIINVFLIGIGGVGKELLKQILRQEKFLDQKNIKIRFRMIANSKKLLFLNDLINLNNWEENFKKSNKEFNLQILNELLKNNFDSNSVIIDCTSDEILSKQYVNFIKNGFHIIASNKKANTNSLQYYNDIRTTALKENKKFLYETNVGAGLPVINTLQNLFNTGDHLISFKGILSGSLSFIFGRLEEGISLSEATKEAKKLGFTEPNPFDDLSGIDVARKLLVLAREVGYSIELKDINIEPILPEKFKKYQNSEEFLFKLKELDLFFSERVNKAHNLGNVLRFVGSIEKSGKCSVKIEEINSNNPLYKVKNGENALTFYTNYYQPIPLVLRGYGAGNDVTASGVFSDLLRTIL
- the hpt gene encoding hypoxanthine phosphoribosyltransferase, producing the protein MKHTIKVIISEKELDIRIRELGNAITKKYKNSENKIILIALLRGSFVFIADLCRRIKIEHEVDFMTTSSYGRGMISTGDVKIIKDLDEDIYNKNVLIVEDVIDSGKTLSKVLGILKLRNPKSLSICTLLDKPECREVNINIDFIGFSIPDEFIVGYGIDYAQSYRYLPYIGKVIFKK
- the panC gene encoding pantoate--beta-alanine ligase; translated protein: MNIIKNIHLLEKKIKELKKKKKVIGLVPTMGNLHNGHIKLILLAKKYVDIVIVSIFINPMQFNNLLDFKKYPKTFEQDCYILRKEKVEILFCPDIHEMYPHGLKNYTYVDVPKLSNIIEGRARPGHFIGVTTIICKLFNLVQPNFSFFGEKDYQQLLIVKKLVKELNYPIKIISLPTIRLENGLAFSSRNKHLNSLEQEKAPYLYKTIEHTCNVIIQNKGKKIPKTINISRQYLIKKGFYIDIFDVYNSKTLNPISKENKSIIILASVWLGNTRLIDNKKIILKN
- the panB gene encoding 3-methyl-2-oxobutanoate hydroxymethyltransferase, yielding MESISISKIQNWKKNKKKFAAITVYDFSFSRLFSNEGIPIMLVGDSLGMTIQGHESTLSVQVQDIEYHTKAVRKGAPNAFLLSDLPFMSYCGVQQTLKNTAKIIQSGANMIKIEGGKWLVKTIKELSERSILVCGHIGLTPQSIDYLSGYKVQGKEKNDAQRIIDEAFLLEEAGIKMLVVECIPAILAKKITENLSIPVIGIGSGNYTDGQILVMQDLLGITDGKKLKFVKNFLSHNGSIQNAIKKYISEVKNGSFPNEKYSF
- the dksA gene encoding RNA polymerase-binding protein DksA, with the protein product MEKEKNKKKSSLNVLSIAGLKPYQKRIDEEYMNEKQMLHFKKILETWKNQLKIEINHTLLYIQDKSTNFPDPIDRAAQEEEFSLELRNRDRSRKLIKKIQETLKKIKEKDFGYCDSCGVEIGIRRLEARPTANLCIDCKTLAEIREKQMAG
- the truA gene encoding tRNA pseudouridine(38-40) synthase TruA; the protein is MKEKKTKKFALGIEYNGSYYHGWQRQKGLSTVQEEIENALSKIANHKVNVVCSGRTDSGVHSIGQVIHFTSSSIRSDFSWTVGVNTYLSKNVSVKWIKEVPENFSARYSAISRSYRYIIYNNRCRSAIFRNTSNHIYRELNVDKMFFEAQSLLGEHDFSSFRALGCQSSSPRRKIIKLNIWRLNHWVVIDITANSFLYHMVRNIVGSLITINNCTEKNYIKKLLNKKDRNYAGPTAPAQGLYLFFVEYPMFFNLPVLKNDFIV